The segment CCCTTTTCAGCTTCGAGGCCTTGTTCGGCTTCGCGATCGTGAAGGGGTTTCCCGTGTCAATGTTGGGCATTCGTGCTTGTTCGAGAAGGGGTCTGGTGGCATTCCTGGCCGTTGCGCTCTGCCTGTCCTGTCTCCCGATGTCGGCGTCGGCCGACGAACCCTCCGTCACGTCTCGAGAGGGATCGGAGGGCCCTTCCGCCTCGCTCGGCGGTGAAAACGGGGCTTCCCCGTATTCGATCGACGACCTTCTGACGTATGCGGGAGGGGATTCTTCGGAAGGAGACGAGGCCGACGCCTTCGACGGCGCTTCCTCGGAGGAGGGCGGATTCGCGTCCGAGGGCGACGGCTCCGAGGCGGACGATCCGGTGACGATCGTCGTCCAGCTCGAGGAAGAGGAGGTCGAACCGCATGGGGTCCTGAGGTTCCTGGGTCTCGAAACGTCTTTGCGCGACCGCGTGAAGGCGTCCATCGGCGATGCGGCGGCGGACAAGGGCGTTTCCGTGTCGATGCCTGCGGCATCCCCCGCGCCTTCGAACGGATGGAATCTCTTCCCCCAGGAATCGCGTGACGACGATCTGGTCGAATACACGCATGCGATCCAGGGTTTCACTATGAGGGCCCCGGCTCGCCTGGTCGATGTCATCAAGGGGATTCCCGGTGTGAGAAACGCGTTCGTCGAGCGCGAGTATCGGTTCGACCAGACCGACTCCGAATCGTCCGTCACGGATGCCGGCGAGGGCGGAGCGGCCCTGCCAACCCAGTCTCTGCCCAGAGGATCTGCGGGGCCGGTCCAGTCCATCGACAATCGCGCGGCCCTGGCCATGTCGGGGATCGATTCCCTTCCGGAGAAAGGCGACGGCATGTCCATCGCCGTGATCGACTCGGGAGTCGACACGTCCCATGCGGCGTTCTCGGGGAGCATGGACGGCGTCTCGCTCGCTTTCACCGAGCAGGCGGTTGCCCATAAGAGAGTCGATATGGTCGGGGGAGGCAGGAACGCGGCCTTCGTGAGCTCGAAGATCCCCTTCTCCTACGATTATGCGGACAAAGATGCGGATGCAACCCCCGCGAATGTGGGGCTGAGCCACGGCACCCATGTTGCCGGGATCGCAGCGGCCAATGCGGGCGAGGTGCGCGGCACGGCGCCCCATGCGCAATTGCTGGTTATGAAAGTCGCACGCGATCTAACCGGGGCGATCCCCGAAACGGCGATCCTCGACGCGCTGGAGGATGCCGCCGTGCTCGGACCCGATGTGGTGAACGTGTCCCTCGGATCGAACGGGGGTTTCTCCTCGGAGTCTTCCAGCACGTTCGACGATGCGTTTTCGACGCTGCGCTCCCAGGGCTGCATCGTCAGTGCGTCAGAGGGGAATTCGGGCTCTTCGGCAGCTCACAATTCTTCGGGAAAGGGGCTTTCTCCCGTCGGGTCCCCCGATACGGGGATCTCGTCCACGCCGGGTTCTTTGGCGGGTCCCCTCTCGGCGGCCAGCGCCGAGAATTCCGTTGGAAAGGCCTACTTCACTTTGTCGGATGGAAGCGAAGTGGCGTATGTTGCGGGCGAGACCATGAGCGATACGGTGGCCAAGAGGCTCGATGCCGCGCTATCCGAGGGGAAGCACGTCTACGTGGACGGGGGACGGGGAACGTCGGAGGACGCCGTGCGACTGAAAGCCGAAACGCCGGGCGGTTTTTCGGACAAGGTCATCGTATTCCAAGACGGAACGACGGACAACCAGGGGAAGATCCTCCTCACGGCGGGCCGCGTGTCGAACATGGCCGACCTGAGGCCTGCCGCCATCGTCGTGTTCTCGGATGCGCACGCCGACCTGACTCCGCTGAATGTGGGGGCGATGTCGCTCGTCGCATGCGTGTGCGTGTCGGATGCCGACGGGCGCAAGATGCTCTCCGCTTCCGACAAGACTCTGACGTACCGCGCGGGGGCTGCGCTTCCGGCATCGACGTCCTATGCCGTCAATGATTTCTCGAGCTGGGGACCGACCCCCGAGCTTTCCATGAAACCCGAGATCCTGGCACCTGGCGGGAACATATACTCGTCGGTTCTGAAAGGAGCCTACGGATACAAGTCGGGCACATCGATGGCCGCCCCCTACGTTGCGGGGGTTTCGGCTTCGTTGGAGCAGTACGTCGCGTCATCGCCGAAATTCTCCTCGGTCGGTCGGGCGGATCGCGACGACGTGGTCATGCAGCTTATGATGAGCACGGCGAAACCGGTTGCGTACGCATCGACTGACGCGTACTACTCGCCCCGACAGCAGGGCAGCGGAATGGTGAGCGCATCCGAGGCTCGCCGCACCGACGTGTACTTGACGGCGAAGGGCACCGAGGGCTCGCGTCCCAAGGCCGAGTTGGGGGAAAGCCCCGAAGGGCTCTGGACCTTCTCGTTTTCGCTGCATAACGTGGGCGAGGGGTCCCGTTCCTTCGAGGTTTCCGCAGCTGCTCTGGGAGAGAGGATCACCGAGGAGCTGTTCGCTCAGCAGCCGGTGAACTACGCCGGGCGGGGTATCGACGTTCGGTTTTCGGGGAGCGCTTTCGATGCTTCGTCCCGGACCGTCTCGGTTCCCGCCGGATCCAGCGTCGAGCTTGATGTGGAGGTGGCTTGCGCTCAGGAGTATCGGGACGCGATGGCCTCCGCCGTGAACGGCGCGTTCGTCGACGGGTTCGTTTTTCTGAAGCCCGTCGAGGCCGACGGCGTCGAGCTTTCGATTCCGTTCATGGGCTTTTACGGCAGCTGGTCGAAGGCCCCGGTGTTCGATGGGTCGATTTACGAGGGAACGGGTGCGGCGAGCGGTTACGCCACGCGTCTGAACATGCCGGGCGGAACGTATCCTTTGGGGATCAACCCCCTCGATCCGGATGCCTTCCGCAAGGCGGCTGCGGGCGACCTTTCCGTGGTAAACGCCGACAAGCTGGTGATATCGAACCAGATCGTCTCGAAGAAAGCGGCTGTTCCCGCCTCGCCGAGCGCCGTCGTTCCCTCGACGGGTCTGTTGCGGGGCGCATCGAAGCTCGACTACGCGTACTGCAACGCATCCGGAGAGGCGGTTAAGCGATACGGGCGCAGCTTCGTGTCGAAATCCGCTTGGGTTCCCAGCAAGGGGCGGTTCTCGGCTGCCGAGGACGATCTGCGCTCTGGGTCGGCTACGTTCAACGGAATCGGCGACGACGGCAGGCAGACGGCCGATGGGAAGATGACCTTGAGGCTGACCGCGACAACGTCTGGTCCGAACCCCGCTTCGCAGACTCGGGAGTTCGGCTTCTACTACGACACGACCCCTCCGGTCGTTTCCCAGTACGAGGTTTCGGGGGATGCCGGAAGCGAGGTGGTTTCGTTCAAGGTGACCGATGCAACCTTCGTCGCCGGGGTCGACTTCCATGATCCGGCTACGGGGAGGTACTTCCACCGAATGTACGCGACCGACGCGATCGAGACCGAGGACCCTGCGGGAGGTCGCACCTATAGGTTCGAGGTGAGTCTGGCCGATCTGAGGTCTGCGTGGGAGGCGGCAGGGCTCGGATCCGATAAGTTCCGCGCCGATGCGCCCCTGTGCGCCTGGGACTACGGATTGAACTACAGCCTGAAGACCCCCTCCCAGGTCCAGGAGGGCGTCGTGGAAAAGGATGGCTTGCTGATCAGGGAGGAAAGCAACGAGGTTGTCGGTTATGCGGGCACGGCCTCGGTAGTGTCCGTTCCTTCCGGAATCACCTCCATAGCCGCGGGCGCTTTCCGAGGCCTGCCCATCGAAGCGGTGATCATTCCCGCTACGGTCCGGAGCATCGGGGCGGATGCGTTTTCGTCGTGCTCGGCTTTGGCCAGCGTTTCCTTCGAAGACGACGCCGCCCATCCCAGTCAGCTGACGTCTGTCGGCGATCGGGCCTTTGCCAAGGTGGGGGAGGCCGACGTAGTGCTTCCGCGCAACGTGTCCTCCCTCGGCATCGAGGCGTTTTCCGGGTCGTCGGTTCAGTCGGTGAGCATTCCGTCGTCGCTTGCCGATGTTCCGACCCGTGCGTTCGCAGACTCGTCGGTGAAGACGGTGGTGCTTGCGGAGGGAGTGAAGAGCATCGGAGAGGAGGCGTTCTCCGGCTGTGCGAACCTGCGCAGCGTGACCCGGTCTTCTTCGGGAGGGACGTCGGCGGGGCTTCCCGACAGCGTGTCCTCGATAGGGGCGAGGGCGTTTCTCGATGCGGGGATCGCATCCCTCGATCTCGGTCGGGGCCTCGAATCGATAGGGGCGAAGGCGTTTTCCGGATCGGCTCTGACCTCTCTTGTCGTTCCCGACGGCGTGAAGTCCATAGGCTCGGATGCGTTTTCCGCCATGCCTCGCCTTCGCTCCGTCGAATTGGGCAGAGGCGTTGCGGCCGCCGATCTTGAGGGTGCGTTTTCGGGTGACGGTGCGCTGAAGTCCATATCGGCCGCGCCCGATGCGTCCGAGGTATCTTCGCGAGACGGGGTTCTGTTCTCGAAAGACGGCAAGCGGCTCATCGCCTATCCGGGCGGCGTCGCGGGAACCTATGCCGTTCCCGAGGGTACGCGGGATATCGCGCGCAGCGCTTTTGCGAGATGCGCGCTCTCGTCGGTGAAGTTCCCCGAATCTGTCGTGCAGGTGGGTGACGGCGCATTTGCCGAGAGCTCCCTTTCCGGACAGCTGGAGCTTCCGGCGAAACTCGATTCCATCGGCGCCCGCGCTTTCGAGGGCACGGACCTCGAAAGCGTCGACCTGGGCGGTGCGAGAACGGTGGGGCAGCGGGCGTTCGGAAGCTGCACCTCCCTTGTCTCCGTCGATTTCCGCATCGATCTGAACAGGCTCGAGTCCGTTAAAGACTCGGCATTCAACCCAAGCGTCCCCCTTCGATCCGTGAAGCTGCCCGACTCCACGGTCGAGATCGGACCTGCGGCATTCTCGAACAACAGCGCCTTGGCTTCGGTGCATCTGGGCAAGGGCGTTTCCGCGTCCTTCACCGAGGCGTTTGCAGGTTGCGGCGGGATTCGGGAGATCTCGGTTTCGGAAGGAAGCCCGTACTATTTGGCGGAAAGCGGCGTGCTGTACCGCAACGAACCTGACGGGATGCACCTCGTCGCGTCGCTTGCGGCCAACGGGCTTCGCGAATACACGGTGAAGAAGGGAACGGTTCAGATCGACCGCAGCGCATTCAAGAACAACAAGCAGCTGCGAAGCCTCGTGCTGCCCGAGGGGCTGAAAGCCGTCGAGGCCGGCGCGTTCAACGGGTGCAGCGCTCTTTGCGAGGTGTCGTTTCCCGACAGCCTCGAAAGAGTGAACGGGTTCCTGAACACCGCGATCGAGGTTGCGGACTTCGGCTCGAACATCGTCGAGATCAAGGGAAACGCATTCTCGGGCCACAGCCCGAAGCACCTGGTCGTGCGCGGCGGCAAGCAGGGGACGTTTGCGAATTCGGCCGAGTCGAGCGCGAACGTGCGGCCCACGGATACGGCGTATTTCGGCGAGGGGATGGTGTCGGCGAACTTCACGTACAGCAGGCAGGCGCCCCCCAGGATCGTCGTGGTTCCTTCGACCATGGTCGACCTGAAGCTGTACGATCCGACGAAGTTCCAGGGTGCGGCCGATATTGCGGTGTACGCCCCTAAGGGCACGCCCGGGTGGAACGCGGCTGCAGAGGCGCTCTCCAAGGCCGGCATCGATATGGGAAACGCCCGCGTTGCGGCGGACCATCTGAAAGAGTACGCCCCTCTCTCGGTGGCGTTGGAGCGTCTGGGCGATCCGGGGGCCTCCTCGTCGGTTTCGGTGCGGGCTCGGGCCGCCGGCGGCGTCGAGGGAGGGTACGAGTACCGCTTCTCGGTCATCGCGAGCGACGGGAGGCTTCTGGCTTCGGGGGAATGGACCACGTCGCCTGAGTACAACTGGGCGGATCCCTCCGACGGATCGGTGATCCGATGCGAAGTGCGCGATGCGACCATGCTCACGGCCTCGGCGTCTCTGGACGCTCATGGCGCCGACCCCGGCGAGCACGATCCGATCGGCCCGGTCGCATGGCAGCGCAAGGCGGGCGACGACGCCATGGGCACCATGAGCTCCATCGTCGAAGAGGGCTGGAAGGGACAGACGGGCTCGACCGTCGTCATAGCCACGAACGCCGGCTACTGGGATGCTCTGACCGCCTCGGGTTTGGCGGGGCTGTCGGACGCTCCGGTGCTCATGACCGATCCCTCGTCTCTGTCCGATGAGACGCGATCGCTGCTCTCAAGGCTCGCTCCATCGAAGGTGTATCTCGCCGGGGGCCCGGCCGCGGTATCTGAGAACGTGGCATCCGAAGTGCGCGCCGTAACCGGCGCGGCTCCCGTTCGCCTGTACGGAGAAACCGCTACGGGCACGGCCTGTGCGATTTTCAGAGAAGGGATGAGCGCATACGGATCGGCCTGGGGTTCGACGGCCATCATCGCGACGAACGACGGTTATTGGGATGCCCTTGCGGCGGCCCCTCTTTCCTATCATGGCCATCTACCCATCATGTTGACAGAGGGGCGTTCCGATATATCCGACGAAACCGTCTTCACCCTTAAGGAGAGCGGTATCGACAGGGTCCTCATCGCCGGAGGCCAAGCCGCCGTCTCCCCTGCGGTCGAAGCGAAGCTGGCTGCGGCGGGGATCGCGATCGAAAAGCGTTTCGCGGGAGAAACCGCAGTGGGGACGTCCCTGCTCGTTGCGGAATACGCGATAGCGCAGGGCATGACGGCGGACCGCATGGGCGTGGCCACGACGGGCGGCTATTGGGACGCCCTGACCGGAGCTGCTCTGTGCGGTAAGAACGGATCGGTTCTCGCGCTGGTCAACGACGGCGAGGCCGCTCAGGTGTCGACGTTTGTCGGGAGCCATGCGGGCTCTATGCGCACGGGGTACGTGTTCGGCGGCTCCGCGGCCGTTTCCGATGCGGTGCTCGCGCTGCTGAAGGGGTCGGATCGGGGTGCGTAACGTTTTCGCGTCCATGGTTTCAACGGTAGTTTTCTCGTCTTAGAAGGGATCATCAGTGCGTTCGAACAGGATCAAGGGCTGTGTAAGAAACGGGGTGGCAGCGCTTGCGGCAGCGGCGCTCGCCTTCCCTCCGGGAACCGGTGTCGCCGAGGAGTCGGGGGGCGGGTCCGTCGTGCAGGACGCCCCGTTTTCCGCGGAGCAGCTGCTCACGTATGCGGGAGAGACCTCGGAAGCGGGCGAAGGGGAGGCGGCCGAGCTCGGGTCCGCTGACGAACCCGCCGCGCCGGCCTCGGACGGGGCACCTCTTTCGAACGACGACGCGGTGACGATCGTCGTGCAGCTCGAGGAGGGTTCCTCGGCCGAGCCGCCCGGGGTGCTCTCGTTTCTGAGCATCGAGACGTCGGCGCGCGATCGCGTGAAGCGCGCGATTATCGATGCGGCGTCCGATGCGGGCGCGCAGGTTTCGGTGCCCCATCCGAGTCCGCGGCTTTCCGACGGGCTTTTGCTCATGCAGGAACGCACCGGGGAAGAGGATGGCCTCGTCGAGTACCGCCATGCCATCGAGGGCTTCACCATCAAGGCCCCTCGTTCGCTGCTTTCGTCCATCCGCTCGATCGAGGGCGTGAAAAACGCATTCGTGGAAAGGACGTACCGGGTTGCGGCCGAGGGCTCCGATGACGATTCATCCGAGCTTCCGACCGCGGCGCCCCTCGGGCAGCAGGACGCGGGCGATCCCGAGCAATCGGTGAACAACCGGTCCGCCCTTAGGATGTCGGGGGCCGACAAGGTGGACGAGAAGGGCGACGGCATGCTGATCGCCGTCATAGACACCGGGGTCGAGACGGCCCACCCCGCGTTCAGGGGCGACCTCGACGATTCGAAGCTCAGATACACCGAGAAGACGGTGAGGGACGTTCGATCGTCGATGGTGTCGGGCGGGCGCAATGCGACCTACGTCAGCGAGAAGATCCCGTTTGCCTACGATTACGCCGACAAGGACGCGAACGCGACGCCCACAAGCTCCAACCTCGATCACGGTACGCACGTCGCCGGCATCGCGGCCGCCAATGCGGGAGAGGTGCGCGGCACGGCGCCCCACGCCCAGATAGCGGCCATGAAGGTGGCTTCCGACACCGATGACTCCATATCCGATTCGGCGGTTCTGGCCGCCCTCGACGACGCGGCGGCCCTCGATCCCGACGTCGTGAACATGTCGCTGGGATCGAACGGGGGCTTCTCGGCCGCGGCTTCCAGCACGTACAGCGACGCGTTTTCAGCGCTGCGGGCCAAGGGGGCCGTCCTAAGCGTCTCCGAGGGCAACTCCTACTCCTCGGCGGCCCAGGACAGCAACGGAACGGGCTTGCCCGCGCTCGCCAATCCCGACAGCGGCATCGCGTCGAACCCCTCCACCCTGGCATCCGCCTATTCCGTCGCCGCGGCGAACAATGCGATCGGGAAAAGCTACGTCACCTTGGCCGACGGCTCCGTCGTCCCGTTCGTCCAGGGCGAGACCATCCTGGGGGCGACCGGCAGGCGGTTCGATGCGGTGGTGTCCGGGACCTGCGAGTTCGTCGATTGCGCAAACGCCTACCCAGGGGATCTGAAGGCCGTCCGGGATACCTTCGGCGCAAGCCTTGCGGGCAGGATCGCCCTCGTGAGGGACGGCGACCTCGACGAAGCGGGCGGCAAGTTCAAGACCTCGGCCCGCGTGAAGGCGGTTGCCGCTTTGGATCCCGCCGCCATCATCATGGTGGCGAAGGAGGGCGAGGCTCGCTCGCTTACGGTGGGCCTCGACGCCACTATGCCCGTGATCTGCGTCGGGCAGGCGGACGGCCGCAAGATGAGCGATGCGGCCGTCAAGACCGTCACGGTTCAGAAGGGCAAGACCCTCGATCCCCCCGCAACGTACTCGGTCACCGACTTCTCCAGCTGGGGACCGACGCCCGATCTGTCCCTCAAGCCCGAGATCCTGGCTCCGGGCGGCAACATCTACTCGTCTATCCCGGGCGGCCGTTACGGGGTGAAGTCAGGAACCTCGATGTCGGCTCCGTACGTGGCGGGGCTCATGGCGGTGCTCAGGCAGCATATCGAGGCGTCCGGCCGGTATGCGGGAATGGACGAGCGCGCCCGATCGGCTCTGGCCATGCAGCTCATGATGAGCACGGCGGTCCCGGTGCCCTACGGCTCCGACAGCTACTACTCGCCGCGCCAACAGGGATCCGGCATGGTCGATATCGCCGCCGCCGAGAAGTCGGACGTGTACCTCGCGGTCGAATCCTCCGACGATCAGCGTCCGAAGGCCGATCTGGGCGAAAGCGCCGAGGGCGTTTGGAGCTTCAAGGTGGTGCTGCATAACGTCGGCACCGAGCCCCGAACCTACGCACCCGACACTGCGGCGCTTTCCGACCAGATCAAAGATGGGAATTTCGCGCAGATCCCCGTGAACTACGCGGGCCGGGGAATCGACGTCTCGTACGGGGGAGACTATCGCGCGTCTGACAAGACGATCACGGTTCAGGGCGGCTCTACCGCCACGCTCGAGGTTCGCATCGCGTGCGGGCAGGCCTTCAAGGAGGCGGTGGCTCCGGCTGTGAACGGCACGTTCGTCGACGGGTTCACGTTCCTGAA is part of the Berryella intestinalis genome and harbors:
- a CDS encoding leucine-rich repeat protein — encoded protein: MAFLAVALCLSCLPMSASADEPSVTSREGSEGPSASLGGENGASPYSIDDLLTYAGGDSSEGDEADAFDGASSEEGGFASEGDGSEADDPVTIVVQLEEEEVEPHGVLRFLGLETSLRDRVKASIGDAAADKGVSVSMPAASPAPSNGWNLFPQESRDDDLVEYTHAIQGFTMRAPARLVDVIKGIPGVRNAFVEREYRFDQTDSESSVTDAGEGGAALPTQSLPRGSAGPVQSIDNRAALAMSGIDSLPEKGDGMSIAVIDSGVDTSHAAFSGSMDGVSLAFTEQAVAHKRVDMVGGGRNAAFVSSKIPFSYDYADKDADATPANVGLSHGTHVAGIAAANAGEVRGTAPHAQLLVMKVARDLTGAIPETAILDALEDAAVLGPDVVNVSLGSNGGFSSESSSTFDDAFSTLRSQGCIVSASEGNSGSSAAHNSSGKGLSPVGSPDTGISSTPGSLAGPLSAASAENSVGKAYFTLSDGSEVAYVAGETMSDTVAKRLDAALSEGKHVYVDGGRGTSEDAVRLKAETPGGFSDKVIVFQDGTTDNQGKILLTAGRVSNMADLRPAAIVVFSDAHADLTPLNVGAMSLVACVCVSDADGRKMLSASDKTLTYRAGAALPASTSYAVNDFSSWGPTPELSMKPEILAPGGNIYSSVLKGAYGYKSGTSMAAPYVAGVSASLEQYVASSPKFSSVGRADRDDVVMQLMMSTAKPVAYASTDAYYSPRQQGSGMVSASEARRTDVYLTAKGTEGSRPKAELGESPEGLWTFSFSLHNVGEGSRSFEVSAAALGERITEELFAQQPVNYAGRGIDVRFSGSAFDASSRTVSVPAGSSVELDVEVACAQEYRDAMASAVNGAFVDGFVFLKPVEADGVELSIPFMGFYGSWSKAPVFDGSIYEGTGAASGYATRLNMPGGTYPLGINPLDPDAFRKAAAGDLSVVNADKLVISNQIVSKKAAVPASPSAVVPSTGLLRGASKLDYAYCNASGEAVKRYGRSFVSKSAWVPSKGRFSAAEDDLRSGSATFNGIGDDGRQTADGKMTLRLTATTSGPNPASQTREFGFYYDTTPPVVSQYEVSGDAGSEVVSFKVTDATFVAGVDFHDPATGRYFHRMYATDAIETEDPAGGRTYRFEVSLADLRSAWEAAGLGSDKFRADAPLCAWDYGLNYSLKTPSQVQEGVVEKDGLLIREESNEVVGYAGTASVVSVPSGITSIAAGAFRGLPIEAVIIPATVRSIGADAFSSCSALASVSFEDDAAHPSQLTSVGDRAFAKVGEADVVLPRNVSSLGIEAFSGSSVQSVSIPSSLADVPTRAFADSSVKTVVLAEGVKSIGEEAFSGCANLRSVTRSSSGGTSAGLPDSVSSIGARAFLDAGIASLDLGRGLESIGAKAFSGSALTSLVVPDGVKSIGSDAFSAMPRLRSVELGRGVAAADLEGAFSGDGALKSISAAPDASEVSSRDGVLFSKDGKRLIAYPGGVAGTYAVPEGTRDIARSAFARCALSSVKFPESVVQVGDGAFAESSLSGQLELPAKLDSIGARAFEGTDLESVDLGGARTVGQRAFGSCTSLVSVDFRIDLNRLESVKDSAFNPSVPLRSVKLPDSTVEIGPAAFSNNSALASVHLGKGVSASFTEAFAGCGGIREISVSEGSPYYLAESGVLYRNEPDGMHLVASLAANGLREYTVKKGTVQIDRSAFKNNKQLRSLVLPEGLKAVEAGAFNGCSALCEVSFPDSLERVNGFLNTAIEVADFGSNIVEIKGNAFSGHSPKHLVVRGGKQGTFANSAESSANVRPTDTAYFGEGMVSANFTYSRQAPPRIVVVPSTMVDLKLYDPTKFQGAADIAVYAPKGTPGWNAAAEALSKAGIDMGNARVAADHLKEYAPLSVALERLGDPGASSSVSVRARAAGGVEGGYEYRFSVIASDGRLLASGEWTTSPEYNWADPSDGSVIRCEVRDATMLTASASLDAHGADPGEHDPIGPVAWQRKAGDDAMGTMSSIVEEGWKGQTGSTVVIATNAGYWDALTASGLAGLSDAPVLMTDPSSLSDETRSLLSRLAPSKVYLAGGPAAVSENVASEVRAVTGAAPVRLYGETATGTACAIFREGMSAYGSAWGSTAIIATNDGYWDALAAAPLSYHGHLPIMLTEGRSDISDETVFTLKESGIDRVLIAGGQAAVSPAVEAKLAAAGIAIEKRFAGETAVGTSLLVAEYAIAQGMTADRMGVATTGGYWDALTGAALCGKNGSVLALVNDGEAAQVSTFVGSHAGSMRTGYVFGGSAAVSDAVLALLKGSDRGA